One genomic segment of Primulina tabacum isolate GXHZ01 chromosome 9, ASM2559414v2, whole genome shotgun sequence includes these proteins:
- the LOC142556377 gene encoding uncharacterized protein LOC142556377: protein MLPPELQPRAFRPYISSSASAPSFPTSSSPYNSDLNPNSSPGSTSYHVGSTSSRHASSSSSNSRFSSSSFVHNARIAVSLVPSATFLLDLGGTPVIAILLLGLMIAYILDSLNFKSGSFFAVWFSLIAAQLAFFFSSALYYSFSHVPLVLLASITCALANFLIGVWVSLQFKWIQIEYPTIVLALERLLFACAPLIASVLFTWATVFAVGLINAAYYLMVFNCIFYWLYSIPRVSSFKFKQVSYHGGEVPRDIFILGQLESCVHTLNLLFFPSLFHLASHYSVIFSSSAAVCDVFLLFFIPFLFQLYASIRGALWWVTKKESELRSIRFVNGALALVVVVVCLEVRVVFPSFGRYIHVPPPLNYILVTITMLGGAGAAAAYAVGMISDAFSSLLFTALAIIVSASGAIVVGFPILFLPLPSVAGFYLAHFFTKKRLSSYSAFVVLGSLMVMWFVIHNYWDLNIWIAGMSLKSFCKLIVGSVILAMVVPGLAVLPSKLRFLTEAGLISHALLLCHIENNFFNYSNVHYYGMDDDVMYPSYMVAMTTCAGLAIVRRLFMDGRIRSKAVWILICLYSSKLSMLFMASRSIIWVSAVLLLAVSPPLLLYKEKSKNTSKMKPWQGYTHAGVVSLSVWLCRETIFEALQWWNGRPPTDGLLIGSCILLTGLACVPIVALHFSHVMSAKRCLVLVVATGFLFILMQPPILVSWTYHSDLIKAARQSGDDISIYGFMASKPTWPSWLLIVAIVLTLAAITSIIPIKYIVEFRTVYSIAVGIALGIYISAEYFLQAAILHTLIIITMICTSVFVVFTHLPSASSTKLLPWLFALIVALFPVTYLLEGQVIISKSVLGESEMVDMTEEDNNVAMLLAVEGAKTSLLGLYAAIFMLIALEIKFELASLMREKVTEKGGIRHNQSGQSSSASVPPKLRFMQQRRASAVPIFTIKRMAAEGAWMPAVGNVATIMCFAVCLILNVHLTGGSNCAIFFLAPILLLLNQDSDFFAGFGDKQRYFPVTVAISAHLVLTSVYSIWEDVWHGNAGWSFNIGGSDWSFAVKNLALLILTLPSHILFNRFVWSYTNQADAKPLLTIPLNLPSVIITDIMKIKILGLLGVVYSLSQYLISKRQYVSGLKYI, encoded by the exons ATGCTGCCGCCGGAGCTTCAGCCGCGGGCCTTTCGCCCTTATATATCCTCCTCCGCGAGCGCTCCCTCTTTCCCCACTTCTTCATCGCCCTACAACTCCGATCTAAACCCTAATTCTAGCCCTGGTTCCACCTCCTATCATGTCGGAAGTACCAGCAGCCGCCACGCCAGTTCCTCCTCCAGCAACTCCAGATTCTCCTCTTCTTCCTTTGTACACAACGCTAGGATCGCCGTTTCCCTGGTTCCTTCAGCCACCTTCCTCCTCGACCTCGGTGGCACGCCAGTGATTGCTATCCTCTTGCTGGGGTTAATGATTGCCTACATTCTTGATTCTCTAAACTTCAAATCAGGTTCCTTCTTTGCCGTCTGGTTCTCACTCATCGCCGCACAGTTAGCTTTCTTTTTCAGCTCAGCTCTCTATTACTCCTTCAGTCACGTGCCTCTCGTTCTACTCGCTTCCATAACTTGTGCATTGGCTAATTTCTTAATCGGGGTTTGGGTTTCACTTCAGTTCAAGTGGATTCAAATTGAATATCCCACCATTGTGCTCGCTCTTGAACGCCTGTTATTTGCCTGTGCTCCACTCATTGCCTCCGTGCTGTTCACGTGGGCTACTGTTTTCGCCGTGGGTTTGATTAATGCCGCGTACTATCTTATGGTTTTTAATTGCATTTTCTATTGGCTGTACTCAATTCCTAGGGTATCTTCCTTCAAATTTAAACAAGTCAGTTACCATGGTGGTGAGGTGCCCCGTGACATTTTTATTCTCGGGCAGCTAGAGAGTTGCGTGCACACTTTGAATCTTTTGTTCTTTCCGTCACTGTTTCACCTTGCATCGCACTATTCTGTAATTTTTTCTTCCAGTGCTGCTGTTTGCGatgtttttcttcttttcttcaTTCCATTTCTGTTTCAGCTGTATGCCTCCATTAGAGGGGCACTCTGGTGGGTTACTAAGAAAGAGAGTGAACTGCGCAGTATTAGGTTTGTCAATGGTGCATTGGCTTTGGTCGTTGTGGTTGTATGTTTGGAGGTTAGGGTTGTTTTCCCCTCATTTGGGCGGTATATTCATGTCCCACCACCCCTGAATTATATTTTGGTGACCATTACAATGCTTGGGGGAGCAGGTGCTGCTGCTGCATACGCTGTTGGTATGATTTCGGATGCTTTCAGCTCACTGCTCTTTACTGCTTTGGCCATAATCGTCAGTGCTTCTGGGGCAATAGTTGTGGGATTTCCTATTCTG TTCCTCCCACTTCCATCGGTGGCTGGATTTTATCTGGCTCACTTTTTCACGAAGAAAAGATTATCATCCTACTCTGCTTTTGTTGTGCTTGGGAGCTTAATGGTGATGTGGTTTGTGATTCATAACTATTGGGACCTCAATATTTGGATTGCAGGCATGTCATTGAAATCCTTCTGTAAGCTTATTGTTGGCAGTGTAATCCTGGCAATGGTTGTTCCTGGTTTAGCCGTGCTTCCATCAAAACTTCGTTTCCTAACTGAAGCTGGATTGATAAGCCACGCATTATTACTGTGtcatattgaaaataatttttttaactaCTCAAATGTGCACTACTATGGTATGGACGACGATGTTATGTATCCAAGTTATATGGTTGCCATGACCACTTGTGCGGGTTTGGCAATTGTTAGGAGACTTTTTATGGATGGCAGAATCAGATCTAAGGCAGTTTGGATTCTTATTTGCTTATATTCCTCAAAGCTATCTATGCTTTTTATGGCTTCAAGGAGTATTATTTGGGTCTCAGCTGTTCTTTTATTAGCAGTCTCTCCTCCACTGCTGCTTTACAA GGAGAAATCGAAAAATACTTCAAAGATGAAACCTTGGCAGGGTTACACTCATGCTGGTGTTGTTTCTTTGTCTgtctggctctgtcgtgaaaCAATCTTTGAAGCCCTTCAGTGGTGGAATGGGAGGCCTCCAACCGATGGTTTGCTTATAGGCTCTTGCATTCTTTTGACTGGATTAGCTTGTGTGCCTATCGTTGCTCTGCACTTTTCCCATGTCATG TCGGCTAAGAGATGCTTGGTGTTGGTTGTAGCGACTGGTTTCTTGTTTATCCTGATGCAGCCCCCAATTCTAGTGTCCTGGACTTATCACTCAGACTTAATTAAAGCTGCCCGTCAGTCTGGTGATGATATCTCCATATATGGTTTCATGGCCTCGAAGCCTACCTGGCCGTCATGGTTGCTAATTGTTGCAATTGTGCTGACTCTCGCAGCCATTACCTCCATTATTCCAATTAAGTACATTGTTGAGTTTAGGACAGTTTACTCCATTGCGGTGGGAATTGCTCTCGGAATATATATATCTGCTGAGTATTTCCTACAGGCGGCTATACTGCATACCCTCATAATCATTACTATGATATGCACTTCTGTATTTGTGGTCTTCACTCATTTACCTTCTGCCTCAAGCACAAAGCTTCTGCCTTGGCTATTTGCACTTATTGTGGCCCTTTTTCCAGTGACATATCTGTTGGAGGGCCAGGTTATAATCAGCAAGAGCGTCCTTGGAGAGAGTGAAATGGTAGACATGACAGAGGAAGACAACAACGTTGCTATGTTACTGGCTGTTGAGGGTGCAAAGACATCTCTTCTTGGTCTATATGCAGCCATCTTCATGCTAATAGCACTTGAAATAAAGTTTGAGCTGGCTTCTCTTATGCGGGAAAAGGTCACCGAAAAGGGTGGAATTCGGCATAATCAGTCTGGCCAAAGTAGTTCTGCTAGTGTTCCTCCAAAATTGAGATTCATGCAGCAACGAAGAGCTTCTGCTGTGCCAATCTTTACCATAAAGAGGATGGCTGCAGAAGGGGCCTGGATGCCTGCAGTCGGTAATGTTGCTACTATAATGTGCTTTGCTGTGTGCCTGATCTTGAATGTACATCTCACAGGTGGCTCAAATTGTGCTATATTCTTCTTGGCACCAATCTTGCTTCTGCTTAACCAGGACTCGGATTTTTTTGCCGGATTTGGGGACAAGCAGAGGTACTTCCCTGTTACGGTGGCCATCTCGGCACACTTGGTCTTGACTTCAGTGTACAGCATATGGGAAGATGTGTGGCATGGAAATGCAGGATGGAGCTTTAACATTGGAGGATCGGATTGGAGTTTTGCAGTCAAGAATCTTGCTCTGCTTATTTTAACACTCCCTAGTCACATCCTTTTCAATCGTTTTGTTTGGAGCTACACAAATCAGGCTGATGCAAAGCCACTGCTCACGATACCACTCAACCTACCGTCCGTCATAATAACGGATATTATGAAGATTAAGATTTTAGGGCTTCTGGGAGTGGTATATTCCTTGTCCCAGTATCTAATATCCAAACGACAGTACGTGTCGGGGTTGAAGTATATATAG
- the LOC142504537 gene encoding uncharacterized protein LOC142504537 has translation MAPHDQIAVTLNEDDDVRNMINLHSCLKLNIIKLIAFPKDDQSPVIARFQILQSWFDFADEVCSDGGHELDVGTLTNSIDAWIHCIRGVGQKFKDAAEFRICLKNYVIASRRSFRYMRNESVVCSKENCEWKIYASKHKSDNSFGIRKCNLSHSCGDDNLRSRGHPKADSSWVANVVKEKLRGEPSYRPCAMLKDIERDYGVELEYHKVWAGKEMAMHDIYGTDKGSYDKLRWYCHAVKETNPGSFVECEIDSMTNKFRRLFICFHACLVGFISGCRPLLFLDGTHIKNKYKGFLLGVVAKDANDDVFTLAYAIVDAENDSNWEWFCYQLKHVLASQYIMIFRSYIFFSDRHPGLIKAIQTVFPGIHHSYCLRHLVDNFVKQVLRRYPLHNKKHWSSGLKKAAYTPSRHEFSQHIKSIIDSMPLAHEFLVSVPSENWANSMFVGERWGVINNNIVESWNNWACVRVRKQHGRLFKKDNKMWWHFVNILVLFIELIDLLDHYVYGSHFLFAVLT, from the exons ATGGCACCCCATGATCAGATTGCAGTAACCCTGAATGAAGATGACGATGTTCGAAATATGATAAACCTTCACAGTTgtttgaaattaaatataatcaAATTGATAGCATTTCCAAAAGATGATCAGAGCCCAGTCATTGCGAG Gtttcagatattgcagagttg GTTTGATTTTGCTGATGAAGTTTGTTCTGATGGAGGTCACGAGCTTGACGTTGGCACTTTAACCAATTCTATTGATGCTTGGATTCATTGCATACGTGGTGTTGGGCAAAAATTTAAAGATGCAGCTGAATTCAGGATTTGTcttaaaaattatgttattgccAGTAGAAGATCTTTTAGGTACATGAGAAATGAAAGTGTTGTTTGCAGCAAAGAGAATTGTGAGTGGAAAATTTATGCCTCCAAACATAAATCGGACAATTCATTCGGCATAAGAAAGTGCAACCTAAGCCATAGTTGTGGGGATGATAATTTGCGGAGTAGAGGTCACCCTAAAGCTGATTCATCCTGGGTAGCTAATGTTGTGAAGGAGAAGTTAAGGGGAGAGCCATCATATCGCCCATGTGCAATGCTGAAGGACATTGAAAGAGATTATGGAGTAGAACTTGAGTATCATAAAGTTTGGGCGGGTAAAGAGATGGCAATGCATGATATTTATGGAACTGATAAGGGGTCGTATGATAAATTACGATGGTATTGTCATGCTGTTAAAGAAACAAATCCCGGGAGTTTTGTTGAATGTGAAATTGATTCGATGACAAACAAATTTAGACGGTTATTCATATGTTTTCATGCATGTCTGGTTGGTTTTATTAGTGGTTGTCGgccattattatttttggatggAACTCACATTAAGAACAAGTACAAAGGATTTTTATTAGGCGTTGTGGCAAAGGATGCGAATGATGATGTTTTTACACTTGCGTATGCAATTGTTGATGCAGAAAACGATTCTAATTGGGAATGGTTTTGCTACCAGTTAAAACATGTCTTGGCATCCCAATACATAATGATATTCCGTAGCTACATTTTTTTCTCTGACCGACATCCTGGACTTATCAAAGCTATTCAGACTGTGTTCCCTGGTATTCACCATTCTTATTGTTTAAGACATCTGGTCGATAACTTTGTCAAGCAG gtATTGCGTAGGTATCCTCTCCATAACAAGAAACATTGGTCTTCTGGTTTGAAGAAAGCTGCGTACACCCCATCAAGACATGAATTCTCGCAACATATCAAAAGCATAATCGATTCGATGCCGCTCGCCCACGAGTTTCTTGTGAGTGTGCCCTCAGAAAATTGGGCCAATTCTATGTTTGTGGGTGAGCGATGGGGTgtcattaataataatattgttgAAAGCTGGAACAATTGG GCATGTGTTAGAGTAAGAAAGCAGCATGGAAGGTTGTTCAAAAAAGACAACAAGATGTGGTGGCATTTTGTGAATATATTGGTGTTGTTCATAGAATTAATCGATCTTTTGGATCATTACGTTTATGGTAGCCATTTTTTGTTTGCTGTTTTGACGTGA